One genomic segment of Deinococcus cellulosilyticus NBRC 106333 = KACC 11606 includes these proteins:
- a CDS encoding YVTN family beta-propeller repeat protein, translated as MKTTMLVTLMLMSVPALAQQTDKLYVANEYSDTVTVLNAQTGEVLKTIDLNSDKQNEHLSHHAQSTGDGEDHKDATVIPHNLQVSADGKWVYVTEAGLNVVARINTQSDTLQGTFDVGDHPAHVVDTRDGKTLLVTNGGAGTLSVLDSKTGKTLKTLKVGQQPHGLRVRPDGQEAYIANTLSSSVSVLDLKTLKVVAEIPVVSKPAQVAFSPDGKTVFVSNAHLGEKVTGHVTVIDTQTRKVLKNIEVGTTPIQLAVTPDNRFLYVANTGSNDISVVDLKALRTTKTLPAGKAAHGVAISPDGRWGYVTNTDDGTVTVLDLTTQTVKNTWKAQYGSNGVSLLDR; from the coding sequence ATGAAAACCACAATGCTCGTCACCCTGATGCTGATGTCCGTCCCCGCCCTCGCCCAGCAAACCGACAAACTGTACGTTGCCAACGAGTACTCCGACACCGTCACGGTGCTCAACGCCCAGACCGGAGAGGTCCTCAAAACCATCGACCTGAACAGCGACAAACAAAACGAGCACCTCAGCCACCACGCACAAAGCACCGGGGACGGAGAAGACCACAAGGACGCCACCGTGATCCCCCACAACCTGCAAGTCTCTGCCGACGGCAAGTGGGTGTATGTCACCGAAGCCGGGCTGAATGTGGTGGCCCGCATCAACACCCAGAGTGACACCCTGCAAGGCACCTTCGACGTGGGGGACCACCCAGCCCACGTGGTGGACACCCGAGACGGCAAAACCCTCCTGGTCACCAACGGTGGAGCTGGCACCCTCAGCGTGCTGGACAGCAAAACCGGCAAAACCCTGAAGACCCTCAAGGTCGGCCAGCAACCCCACGGTCTGCGCGTCCGTCCGGACGGCCAGGAAGCCTACATCGCCAACACCCTCTCCAGCAGCGTCTCGGTCCTCGACCTCAAAACCCTCAAGGTGGTCGCCGAAATCCCGGTGGTCAGCAAGCCCGCCCAGGTGGCGTTCAGTCCGGACGGCAAGACCGTGTTTGTCTCCAACGCCCACCTTGGTGAGAAGGTCACCGGGCACGTCACGGTGATCGACACCCAGACCCGCAAGGTCTTAAAGAACATCGAGGTGGGCACCACCCCGATCCAGCTGGCGGTCACCCCGGACAACCGGTTTTTGTACGTGGCGAACACCGGATCCAATGACATCAGCGTGGTGGATTTGAAGGCCCTGAGGACCACCAAAACCCTTCCGGCTGGCAAGGCCGCGCACGGGGTGGCGATCAGCCCTGACGGCAGGTGGGGGTATGTCACCAACACCGACGATGGCACGGTGACGGTGCTGGATCTCACCACCCAGACGGTGAAAAACACCTGGAAGGCCCAGTACGGCAGCAACGGCGTGAGCCTGCTGGACCGTTGA
- a CDS encoding DUF2933 domain-containing protein, which translates to MQHEHPHKEAPTATKPWYTQTGWQVTLVVALFLTPYLIYSHFGHLREALPFLFLLLCPLLHLFMHGGHGGHGSHGGPTPPK; encoded by the coding sequence ATGCAACACGAACACCCCCACAAAGAAGCCCCAACCGCCACCAAACCCTGGTACACCCAGACCGGCTGGCAAGTCACCCTGGTGGTCGCCCTCTTCCTCACCCCTTACCTGATCTACAGCCACTTCGGTCACCTCAGGGAAGCCCTGCCGTTCCTGTTCCTCTTGCTGTGCCCTCTCCTGCACCTCTTCATGCACGGCGGCCACGGTGGCCACGGCAGCCACGGCGGACCCACACCCCCCAAATGA
- a CDS encoding class I fructose-bisphosphate aldolase, giving the protein MHPTSLTAGQKSRLHQLTQFTHHRLLILPLDQGLEHGPQDFLPHPHSWDTHHLYPLAHLIPFSAVALHIGLAEKHQGQKSDVPWILKLNGKTPIPQGSPPFAALSAQVEDALRLNAQAVGDTLDVGSARQDDDMEQCERVRRQAHRHGLPVIVWAYPRGEHVDRQGGPNHPLMVQYAARVAQELGAATWKVNVPQADMEHLQEHLHTILLAAGPTKVVFAGGELTEENQVLQTARMVLQAGAAGLMFGRNVWQRPLEEALALSRQLLHLLRDV; this is encoded by the coding sequence ATGCACCCCACCTCCCTGACAGCCGGCCAGAAAAGCCGCCTGCACCAGCTCACCCAGTTCACCCACCACCGCCTGCTGATTTTGCCCCTGGACCAGGGCCTGGAGCACGGCCCACAGGATTTCCTTCCTCACCCGCACAGCTGGGACACCCACCACCTCTACCCTCTGGCGCACCTCATCCCTTTTTCTGCCGTGGCCCTCCACATCGGGCTGGCCGAGAAGCACCAGGGGCAGAAGTCGGACGTCCCCTGGATCCTCAAACTGAACGGCAAGACCCCAATCCCTCAGGGGAGCCCGCCTTTCGCCGCCCTCAGCGCCCAGGTGGAAGACGCTTTGCGGTTGAATGCCCAGGCGGTGGGTGACACCCTGGATGTGGGGTCCGCCCGGCAAGACGACGACATGGAGCAGTGCGAACGGGTGCGCAGGCAAGCCCACCGGCATGGCCTGCCGGTCATCGTCTGGGCTTACCCCCGGGGGGAACACGTGGACCGTCAGGGGGGACCCAACCATCCCCTCATGGTGCAGTACGCAGCCAGGGTCGCTCAGGAACTCGGTGCGGCCACCTGGAAAGTCAACGTCCCACAGGCAGACATGGAGCACCTCCAGGAGCACCTGCACACCATTTTGCTGGCCGCCGGACCCACCAAAGTGGTGTTTGCAGGGGGTGAACTCACAGAGGAAAACCAGGTGCTGCAAACAGCCAGAATGGTCTTGCAAGCCGGGGCCGCTGGATTGATGTTTGGACGCAACGTCTGGCAACGTCCCTTAGAAGAGGCCCTTGCCCTCTCCCGGCAACTCCTGCACCTCCTCAGGGACGTGTGA
- a CDS encoding M50 family metallopeptidase has product MATVQRFIPLKFDPTSLGMVLLVGWMVLQHPGIPSPVLTAFTLALGYVLSVLLHEYSHARMARVFGIPTTRITLTFFGGQAELQHDTPTPTSTFMVAFAGPLSNLLLALLLHVALLLQWPEGVGWSLGMLKTINVLLAVSNLIPAPPLDGGHMLHSVIWKLTGKPDVAQATLAVTGGVFLLLLGAAAVWMALRNPLGALVLALNASMVFSHLMGWWKERQHQP; this is encoded by the coding sequence ATGGCGACCGTACAGAGGTTCATTCCGTTGAAGTTCGATCCCACCTCACTGGGGATGGTGCTGCTGGTGGGGTGGATGGTGCTCCAACACCCCGGCATCCCCAGCCCGGTGCTGACCGCCTTCACGCTGGCCTTGGGTTACGTGCTTTCGGTGCTGCTCCACGAGTACAGCCACGCAAGGATGGCCCGGGTGTTTGGCATACCCACCACCCGGATCACCCTGACTTTTTTCGGCGGTCAGGCGGAATTGCAGCACGACACCCCCACCCCCACCTCCACGTTCATGGTGGCGTTCGCAGGACCGCTCAGCAACCTCTTGCTGGCCTTGCTGCTGCACGTTGCCTTGCTGCTCCAATGGCCAGAAGGGGTGGGGTGGTCCCTGGGGATGCTCAAGACGATCAATGTGCTGCTGGCGGTCAGCAACCTGATTCCAGCCCCTCCCCTCGACGGGGGGCACATGCTGCACAGCGTGATCTGGAAGCTGACCGGGAAACCTGACGTCGCGCAGGCCACGCTCGCCGTCACCGGCGGGGTGTTCCTGCTGCTGCTGGGGGCCGCTGCCGTGTGGATGGCCCTGCGAAACCCGCTGGGTGCTCTGGTGCTGGCCCTCAACGCATCCATGGTGTTCTCCCACCTGATGGGCTGGTGGAAAGAAAGGCAGCACCAACCATGA